The Pungitius pungitius chromosome 10, fPunPun2.1, whole genome shotgun sequence genome has a window encoding:
- the LOC134132799 gene encoding uncharacterized protein K02A2.6-like — MSWAMRGKSKGSKDVLTKERFLRHAVGKCPEVDIQIGGVLLRCLLDTGSNVSTLTESFFRDHLHGEDEDMHCTAKWLKITAANQLPLPYLGYVELDVQVMGFNIPECGFLIIRDDNTKRADSSPPGIIGMNIAKRCRQMVMSEFDTALQGVLDSDWRDAFHQMQGAELAGKVSTAHVAGKQKVHIPASAIVTVHARGLRKSLRRGSSMLLEPGPTPLPGGLIVFPTVVSADSQVFPVQVVNFSPEDVWLSPKTRLGVLSQCQCVDGDPCEVKFQRITADHEEVTIDRKDDHGGDSDIQNLLKQLHLGGTLEQQVELGELLMKYADVFAIHDEDLGYTDTVKHEIPVVDETPVSQPYRRIPPNQYKEVREHISELLRKGVIQESSSSYASPIVLVRKSDGSLRLCVDYRRLNLKTRRDAFPLPRIDETLDALSGAKSFSTIDLASGYHQVAVHEKDRNKTAFTTPFGLYEYLRMPFGLCNAPATFQRLMQTTMSDLVLQIVLIYLDDFLVFSSTFQDHLVRLETVFKRLRETGLKVKMKKCHFLQPEVRFLGHQVSAQGIGTDPDKIDAVKKWPIPSTVKELRSFLGFCSYYRRFIGGFSQIAGPLHDVRRMLVFKV, encoded by the exons ATGAGCTGGGCAATGCGAGGCAAGTCAAAAGGCTCAAAGGACGTCCTCACCAAAGAACGGTTTCTACGACATGCTGTAGGCAAATGCCCTGAGGTAGACATCCAGATTGGTGGAGTTCTGCTTAGGTGCCTACTGGACACAGGTAGTAACGTAAGCACGTTGACAGAAAGCTTCTTCAGAGATCACCTGCATGGGGAAGATGAAGATATGCATTGTACCGCTAAATGGCTTAAAATCACAGCAGCCAATCAGTTACCTCTTCCCTACTTAGGCTATGTTGAGCTAGATGTGCAGGTGATGGGATTCAACATTCCAGAGTGTGGATTCTTAATAATCCGAGACGATAATACCAAACGAGCAGATTCATCTCCACCTGGCATTATTGGGATGAATATTGCAAAAAGGTGTCGACAGATGGTAATGTCAGAGTTTGACACAGCTCTACAGGGAGTGCTGGATTCTGATTGGAGAGACGCTTTTCATCAAATGCAGGGGGCAGAACTTGCCGGAAAAGTGTCTACAGCCCATGTGGCAGGAAAACAGAAAGTGCATATACCTGCTTCAGCTATTGTTACAGTTCATGCAAGGGGGCTCAGGAAGTCGCTGCGTAGGGGCTCCAGCATGCTGCTTGAGCCAGGGCCTACGCCACTGCCTGGCGGGTTGATTGTGTTCCCCACAGTGGTTTCAGCCGACAGTCAGGTGTTCCCGGTCCAAGTGGTCAACTTCTCTCCGGAGGATGTGTGGTTATCCCCGAAGACGAGGTTAGGTGTCCTTAGTCAGTGTCAGTGTGTGGACGGCGACCCCTGCGAGGTAAAGTTTCAGCGTATCACCGCTGACCACGAGGAAGTGACGATTGACCGGAAGGATGATCATGGAGGTGACAGCGACATACAGAACCTATTAAAGCAGCTACACCTAGGAGGTACGCTAGAACAACAGGTGGAATTAGGAGAGCTTCTGATGAAGTATGCAGATGTGTTTGCAATTCATGATGAAGATCTTGGATACACTGATACGGTGAAACATGAAATCCCCGTGGTTGACGAGACGCCAGTTTCACAGCCGTACCGGCGCATTCCCCCTAATCAGTACAAGGAGGTCAGGGAACATATTTCTGAACTGCTGAGAAAAGGCGTGATTCAAGAAAGTTCAAGCTCCTATGCCTCGCCTATTGTGTTGGTGCGCAAGTCTGATGGAAGTTTAAGACTATGTGTGGATTACAGGAGGCTGAACCTGAAGACCAGGCGTGATGCATTTCCACTGCCCCGAATTGATGAAACTTTAGACGCCCTGAGTGGCGCAAAGTCCTTCTCGACAATCGACCTCGCCAGTGGATACCATCAGGTTGCTGTACACGAGAAGGATAGGAACAAAACTGCTTTCACTACACCATTCGGGCTCTATGAGTACCTGAGGATGCCTTTTGGGCTCTGTAACGCACCTGCAACCTTTCAACGCCTGATGCAGACTACAATGAGTGATCTTGTGTTGCAGATTGTATTGATCTACTTGGATGACTTTCTTGTGTTTTCATCAACATTTCAGGACCACTTGGTGAGGTTAGAGACAGTTTTCAAGAGGTTGAGAGAGACGGGGCTAAAAGTCAAAATGAAGAAGTGCCATTTCCTCCAACCTGAGGTCAGGTTTCTTGGCCACCAAGTTTCAGCTCAAGGTATTGGCACAGACCCTGACAAGATCGATGCAGTGAAGAAATGGCCCATCCCCAGTACTGTGAAAGAGCTGCGGTCATTTTTAGGGTTTTGCAGTTACTATAGGAGGTTCATTGGGGGTTTCTCCCAAATTGCAGGGCCCCTCCAcgatgtt AGACGGATGCTAGTATTCAAGGTCTAG